The following proteins are co-located in the Camelina sativa cultivar DH55 chromosome 12, Cs, whole genome shotgun sequence genome:
- the LOC104733732 gene encoding uncharacterized protein LOC104733732, whose translation MCDAAIWVGVVDIFMVKSSEHPHDVEITEPCDAEIRVERNVASFLDEDPNFDYHDTPPNSDDEGCGELLKSAVVAKMFMDEIRSNLDYSPKAIQYEVQKRFNIMITPDVCKKAKKKVIEMIHRDHIKQLSRLRDYKDAILETNPNSTVELETIIGDDGSELFRRDTNNGLYPIAWAVVDVEDEENWTWFLSKLKDDFHLQEGQGFTVISDRQKGLINAVNRVLPYVEHRMCARHIYGNLKGDFPNQNEVKTMFWRVAESYTVAEYETNLENARNYDIRLYDAIMQRNPRNCSLAFCSPTAKCVDVHNNISESFNNVIDPARSVPMVEMLDTIRRRTMVRIDFRKTASSQYTGRVTERAKEILEEEAKYIKYCSFVPGADGRYDVCESGVGYSVNLRLRTCVCRRWDMSGIPCRHALHVITEKKLNREDYISDWYLNSRQQCIYSDSIAPVYGMLFWHRTGSVVVPPAALVEQIENRKGKKPKLKRKKARHESPTKTKKKLSRDKKNMHCSLCDYPGHNKLKCLNAGVKRYKPPRKPRKKKQPSNATQGSQVAICTFGLCTGMKWPFSQ comes from the exons ATGTGTGATGCGGCCATATGGGTTGGAGTCGTTGATATATTTATGGTTAAGTCGTCAGAGCATCCTCATGATGTGGAGATTACTGAGCCCTGTGATGCAGAGATTCGAGTTGAGAGGAATGTAGCCTCTTTTCTTGATGAAGACCCGAATTTTGACTACCATGACACACCTCCAAACTCAGATGATGAAGGTTGTGGAGA ATTACTAAAGTCGGCTGTGGTGGCAAAGATGTTTATGGATGAGATAAGGTCTAATCTTGATTATTCACCGAAAGCTATACAATATGAGGTCCAAAAGAGGTTCAATATTATGATAACCCCTGATGTATGCAAGAAGGCGAAGAAAAAAGTAATAGAGATGATTCACCGTGACCATATAAAGCAGTTATCTAGGCTCAGAGATTACAAAGATGCAATCCTTGA gaCTAATCCTAACTCCACTGTGGAGTTAGAAACTATCATTGGTGATGATGGTTCAGAACTATTCCGAAG GGACACCAATAATGGCTTGTACCCCATTGCTTGggctgttgttgatgttgaggATGAGGAGAACTGGACATGGTTCTTAAGTAAGCTAAAAGATGATTTTCATCTGCAAGAGGGTCAAGGATTCACAGTTATTTCTGATAGACAAAAG GGCTTGATAAATGCAGTAAACAGGGTGTTGCCTTATGTTGAACATAGGATGTGTGCTAGGCACATTTATGGTAACTTGAAGGGTGATTTCCCTAATCAAAATGAAGTGAAGACTATGTTTTGGCGTGTGGCAGAAAGCTACACGGTGGCTGAATATGAAACAAATTTGGAAAATGCAAGGAACTATGATATCCGATTATATGATGCCATTATGCAGAGAAATCCCAGGAATTGCAGTTTAGCTTTCTGTTCACCTACAGCCAAATGTGTTGATGTTCACAACAACATATCAGAGTCGTTCAACAATGTCATCGATCCAGCAAGGTCCGTACCAATGGTTGAGATGTTGGACACTATTAGGAGAAGAACCATGGTGCGTATTGATTTCAGGAAGACTGCGTCCAGTCAGTATACAGGTCGAGTCACTGAGAGGGCAAAAGAGAtcttagaagaagaagctaagtaCATAAAGTACTGCTCATTTGTCCCAGGTGCAGATGGTAGATATGATGTTTGTGAGTCTGGTGTAGGTTACAGTGTGAATCTTAGGCTGAGGACATGTGTTTGTAGAAGATGGGATATGAGTGGAATTCCATGTCGCCATGCTCTACATGTGATCACCGAGAAGAAGCTTAACCGTGAAGATTACATTAGCGACTGGTATTTGAACTCGAGGCAGCaatgtatttatagtgattCGATTGCACCAGTTTATGGTATGTTGTTCTGGCATAGAACTGGTTCTGTTGTGGTGCCACCTGCTGCTTTAGTTGAACAGATTGAAAACAGGAAAGGTAAGAAACCAaagttgaagaggaagaaagcaAGGCATGAGTCTCCtacaaaaacgaagaagaagcttagtagagataaaaaaaacatgcattGTAGTCTATGTGATTACCCTGGACACAACAAATTAAAGTGTCTTAATGCTGGAGTCAAGAGATACAAACCACCAAGGaaaccaaggaagaagaagcagccaTCAAATGCAACTCAAGGAAGTCAA GTAGCAATTTGCACTTTTGGGTtgtgtacgggtatgaaatggcCATTTTCCCAGTAA